In Bacillus sp. S3, the sequence TCTTCGCGAAGACGGCGAGCGCCCCAGATTGCGTTTTCACGATGTGAATCTGAAACCACATACTTTTCTACAATCATCTCCCCAAGTCTGGCATGGAATTCTTCATCTTTTTTAATTGTTTCGTAACATCTTGCCAAGTCTGGCAGACCAATTCTGCGGCAGTTCTCGATGACGATGTCATGTGTAGTTGTTGTTGATGTTTCAGAACAGTTCCAAACTGCAACAGCACAGGCACGGTCCTTCTCAAGTGCCTCCCAATGTAGGTTCTCCCACCCCAAATGTTCTTTTGGTGGTTCAGTTGGCGCCGAGTAACCATGCTTTTCAAGTACCCTGCAAATAATCTCGTAATGGTGAGCTTCTTCCCACATATGCTTGCACAATGCCGTAACCGTCGTTCTGTCCAGCTCCTTCCAATAATCATTAATTTGTTTTCCAAGGAAGAAGACATAGGCGATTTCCAACCAGACTCTTTGTTCAATGGCAATAAAAACTTCTTCTTGGGTCAGATCCTCTCGAGTCCAAAAGTTATACGCTTTCTTTTCTGCGTATTCTTTTAGCTCCTCCTTGATTCCTCTAAACTCTGTCAAAAATTCCTCTTGTGTTAATGTCATATAAAATCCTCCATTCATTCGATTTAATATTCTGATTATTCATAATTATATATTTTAAATTAGTTTTCAGTAAGTACTCTTTTTTATGATATATTACACTTTTTTAACTTGATTATTTTATTTATCTATTTCACATCCATATGAACAAATGAGTAATCAATGATTTCATCAATATTTGGCTCATTATCAATTAACTTTTGCTGTCTCCAAAAATCAGCGCCTAGTTTTGAAAGTTCGTGCAACGGTCCTGGGTGATCTTTTGTGCCGAAATATTTTTTATTTCCTTCCTCATCATAAAAGCGGACACCTTGTAAGGATTCTTCCAGTTCATCCGGAGATTGCCCCATAGCTTTCCCCATAATTTTCAACGCTTCTTCCGGATTCGTTTTATAGAATTCTATCGCTTCAAACCAAGATTTCACTAAAGCTTTTACCGCTTTTGGATTCTCTTTTGTAAAATCTTGTCTCATGGCAATTGTACTTGTAATGACACCAGGGGATGCGTCACTTTTTATGAGAACGCTTCCAAAATTAGTGTCCTTCGCTTTCGTTAACCATGGCTCCCAGGTCACAGCTGCATCTACTTTATTTGCTACAAATGCCGCTCCGGCATCACCTGCCGTCATATTCTGCGCATCAATCTCTTTAAAATCAATTCCTTCTTGTTTTAATAAATAGAGAAACCAGAAGAAGCTAGCTCCACCATCAGTCTGAACAGCTACACGTTTTCCTTTAAGATCTTGTAAACTTTTAATTTCTTTCTTTGCTACAATTCCATCTCCACCGTGTGACTCATCAAGGGCAACGACCTGCACAACTGGTACATTACTTGCCGCCGTTACAACATGTGTGTCTACAGTTGATGCAAATCCTTGAATCTGATTTGCTGATAGAGCAGTTCGACGATCAGTGTTGCTTTCCATTTTCATTAAATCTACATTAATACCATTCTTTTTAAAATATCCCTTTTCCTGAGCTATATAAAGAGGGCCGTACCCTACCCATGTTGCGACTCCTATTGAAATAGAAGACTTATTATTTTTAGCGCCTTCTTTTTGAACTTCCGTACTAGTTTGTCCAGAGCATCCAGTCATCGCAAGCAATAAAATGACAAATACAATCATCCCAAATTTTCTCATCCTATTTCCTCCAATTCATATTTTAGTACTCTACAGAAGTTCAAAGTGTAAGAAGAATTTCAATCACCTAATAATCTCAGCTTTATTTGATTTTTTAGACATTACCCAGTATCGGATAAACAGACCTTAAGTCACCTCCAATATAAGCAGTTTTTTACTTTCGTTGGTTTTTGGAAATCTAATAATTCTAAAACTTCTATATTATTTATACATTATCTTTTGATAAAAAAAGGCAATTTTGTGACTAAAGATAAAAATCTTCACAAGAAAACAGATATTTACACCATGAATAACTTGTTAACTCAAAAGATAAGATGGTGCCTGCCATTGGCATTGGGTCTTACGGATCACCATTCCTTATAGTTTTTGGAAACAAAAAAGCCATCCAAATTTTTGGATGGTATCTAATATCTATTTTCAAGTGTTATTATTAAAGAATACTGAACACAATTAAAAAACAATTGTCTTATTTTGTTGAACAATAATTCGGTCTTCCAGATGCCATTTTACCGCACGGGCCAATACGCTTCGTTCAATAGCACGTCCTTTTTTCTTTAGTGAATGGACATCAGAACGGTGGTCAACTCTGGCAATATCCTGCTCAATAATTGGCCCTTCATCCAAATCATCTGTCACAAAATGTGCTGTTGCCCCAATTAATTTCACCCCGCGTTCATATGCCCGTTCATATGGTCTGGCGCCAATAAAGGCAGGCAAGAAAGAATGGTGAATGTTTATAATTTTTTTAGGGTTAGCTTTCACAAATTTCGGTGTTAAAATCTGCATGTACCGGGCTAACACAATCACATCAATATCATATTCTTTAAGCAGCTGCAGTTGGTTTTCTTCAACTTGTTCCCGAATCTCTTTATTTGCTGGAATATAATAGAATGGAATATTTAAACCTTCCACCACATCCCTCGCCTCTTCATGATTACTGATGACTAGGGCAATGTCAGTTAGTAAATCGCCGCTTTGCCATTCCCATAAAAGTTCCAGCAGGCAGTGCAGTTCCTTTGAGACAAATATCGCCGTTTTTTTCACTTTGTAAACAGGTGTTAAACGCCAGTCCATTGAAAACGTTTCAGCGAGCTCTGTAAATTGTTGTTCCATTAGAGTCTCTTTCTCTATTAAAAATGGACATTCAAACTCAATTCGAATGAAAAACACCCCTCCCTCCGGATTGGTTGAATACTGACTGGACTCAATAATATTAGCATTATGTGAAAACAAAAATTGAGAAATAGCAGACACAATACCTGGTTGGTCTGGACAGCTGACTAATAAACGCCCACGATTTTGATTCCGCTGTTTAAATTGTTCGATTTGATCTTTAATAAACGAGTTCATCTGGTTAAATCCCTTCTATTAAATTGCTGAAACCCATTATACAGTAGATCTTCGAAGTTTGTTAACAATTTTTTAAAAATTTTAAAAGTAATCATCTCCTGCCTCTTCTATGTTTTATCAATCCTCATGAAACTTATAAAATTTTCTTATACCTCGTATGTGCATTTCGAATAGTTGGAATTTTCAAATTTCGTTGACGGCCACTTTTCTATACAATATAATTCGATTTA encodes:
- the purU gene encoding formyltetrahydrofolate deformylase — translated: MNSFIKDQIEQFKQRNQNRGRLLVSCPDQPGIVSAISQFLFSHNANIIESSQYSTNPEGGVFFIRIEFECPFLIEKETLMEQQFTELAETFSMDWRLTPVYKVKKTAIFVSKELHCLLELLWEWQSGDLLTDIALVISNHEEARDVVEGLNIPFYYIPANKEIREQVEENQLQLLKEYDIDVIVLARYMQILTPKFVKANPKKIINIHHSFLPAFIGARPYERAYERGVKLIGATAHFVTDDLDEGPIIEQDIARVDHRSDVHSLKKKGRAIERSVLARAVKWHLEDRIIVQQNKTIVF
- a CDS encoding ABC transporter substrate-binding protein is translated as MRKFGMIVFVILLLAMTGCSGQTSTEVQKEGAKNNKSSISIGVATWVGYGPLYIAQEKGYFKKNGINVDLMKMESNTDRRTALSANQIQGFASTVDTHVVTAASNVPVVQVVALDESHGGDGIVAKKEIKSLQDLKGKRVAVQTDGGASFFWFLYLLKQEGIDFKEIDAQNMTAGDAGAAFVANKVDAAVTWEPWLTKAKDTNFGSVLIKSDASPGVITSTIAMRQDFTKENPKAVKALVKSWFEAIEFYKTNPEEALKIMGKAMGQSPDELEESLQGVRFYDEEGNKKYFGTKDHPGPLHELSKLGADFWRQQKLIDNEPNIDEIIDYSFVHMDVK